The Candidatus Arthromitus sp. SFB-mouse-Japan genome includes a region encoding these proteins:
- a CDS encoding FtsX-like permease family protein — MKMSFYPKLAVSSILKNKRMFVPYIFTCIGMIMMFYIVMFLGVSDILNNLRGGETIRIVLSLGSQVIAVFSGIFLFYTNSFLARRRKKEFGLYNILGMGKGNIGIILFWETLIIGIISIGIGLLAGIIFSKLAELVLVNLMGSIVNYTFSISIISIERTIQVFGIIFILILINSIRQVQFSSAINLMRSENVGEKPPKGNWFIGIMGILILVVAYYISVTIQEPIQAILIFSIAVIMVIIGTYFTMISGSVVFLRILKKRRRYYYKTNHFISVSSMIYRMKRNGAGLASICILATMVLVMMASTACLYFGKEDAINTRYPRDINLEFSFDELDSFSDENIKKLKDKLSTELRDRNIIPENRYFYRNVAIYGIVNGSDVETTLRNYNLSDGTSTYSINFVSLDDYNEVMNTNETLNDGEALLYSYRNSYKNDKISFNNGKTFNIKRNIDNFVKTGDSAIDMLFNIILIVPDIESVIKSFDNLSDFYGEKLARMSFIYNFDTGIEVNKQIEVYNSFLNIFTDESIKENFRYKTVYLVSQEFERESFNSLFGAVFYI, encoded by the coding sequence ATGAAAATGAGTTTTTACCCTAAACTTGCTGTAAGCAGTATTCTAAAAAATAAGAGGATGTTTGTTCCATATATTTTTACTTGTATTGGCATGATAATGATGTTTTATATTGTTATGTTTTTAGGAGTGAGCGATATACTGAATAATTTAAGAGGTGGGGAAACAATTAGAATAGTTCTTTCCCTTGGCAGTCAAGTTATTGCAGTTTTTTCTGGAATTTTTTTATTTTATACAAATTCTTTTTTAGCACGACGTAGAAAAAAGGAGTTTGGTCTTTATAACATTCTTGGGATGGGAAAAGGAAATATAGGGATTATATTATTTTGGGAAACTTTGATTATTGGAATTATATCAATTGGTATTGGACTTTTGGCAGGAATTATATTTTCGAAGTTAGCTGAGCTTGTACTTGTTAATCTTATGGGTAGTATTGTAAATTATACTTTTTCAATCTCAATTATTTCAATTGAAAGAACTATTCAAGTTTTTGGAATTATATTTATTTTGATTTTGATTAATTCAATCCGTCAAGTGCAATTTTCGAGTGCAATTAATCTTATGCGAAGTGAGAATGTTGGAGAAAAACCTCCAAAAGGTAATTGGTTCATTGGTATCATGGGAATTTTAATTTTGGTGGTTGCTTATTATATATCAGTTACGATTCAAGAGCCTATTCAAGCAATTCTTATATTTTCCATTGCTGTAATCATGGTAATTATAGGTACATATTTTACGATGATTTCAGGATCTGTTGTATTTTTGCGTATTTTGAAAAAGAGAAGGAGGTACTATTATAAGACAAATCATTTTATATCTGTTTCTTCAATGATTTATCGTATGAAAAGAAATGGAGCAGGTCTTGCGTCTATTTGTATTTTAGCTACAATGGTTCTGGTTATGATGGCTTCTACAGCTTGTCTTTATTTTGGAAAAGAAGATGCAATAAATACAAGATATCCACGTGACATTAATTTAGAGTTTAGTTTTGATGAATTAGATAGTTTTTCAGATGAAAATATTAAGAAATTAAAAGATAAATTATCAACTGAGTTAAGAGATCGTAATATTATACCAGAAAATAGATATTTTTATCGCAATGTTGCTATCTATGGAATAGTTAATGGTAGTGATGTTGAAACGACTTTAAGAAATTATAATTTATCAGATGGGACAAGTACATATTCAATCAACTTTGTCTCACTTGATGATTACAATGAGGTTATGAATACAAACGAAACATTGAATGATGGAGAAGCTTTATTATACTCGTATAGAAATAGCTATAAGAATGATAAAATTTCTTTTAATAATGGGAAAACATTTAATATTAAAAGGAACATTGATAATTTTGTTAAAACTGGCGATAGTGCAATTGATATGTTATTCAATATAATATTAATTGTGCCAGATATAGAAAGTGTTATTAAAAGTTTTGATAATTTATCAGATTTTTATGGAGAAAAATTAGCTAGGATGAGTTTTATTTACAATTTTGATACTGGAATAGAAGTTAATAAACAGATAGAAGTTTACAATAGTTTTTTAAATATTTTTACAGATGAATCAATTAAGGAAAATTTTAGATATAAAACTGTTTATTTAGTAAGTCAGGAATTTGAACGTGAAAGTTTTAATAGTCTTTTTGGAGCAGTATTTTATATATGA
- a CDS encoding peptidoglycan recognition protein family protein, with protein MKQYLLKEKLISNNFSNRENKKIEYIVVHDTGNWDEGAGLDRHYNFFENVSDNASYHYLVGNEDNEYKIYNLVGEEYRSWHCGDGRGKYGITNDNSIGIGMCVNKDSDHKNNILGMARLAAELLIKHDLTMDKLVRHYDASRKVCPEFMSSDDWKLWNGFYDLTSFIFNVLQGGGDILDIEMQIRDNCEKFIETYLNSFYIDDSISSGENDFEESLRTVVENKEE; from the coding sequence ATGAAACAATATTTATTGAAGGAAAAATTAATATCTAATAATTTTTCAAACAGAGAAAATAAGAAGATTGAATATATAGTAGTTCATGATACAGGTAATTGGGACGAAGGTGCTGGATTAGATAGGCATTATAATTTTTTTGAAAATGTATCTGATAATGCGAGTTATCATTATTTAGTTGGAAACGAAGATAATGAATATAAAATTTATAATCTTGTAGGTGAAGAATATAGATCTTGGCATTGTGGTGATGGCCGAGGAAAATATGGAATAACAAATGATAACAGCATTGGAATAGGAATGTGTGTTAATAAGGATTCTGATCATAAAAATAATATTTTGGGTATGGCTAGATTAGCTGCTGAACTTTTAATTAAGCATGATTTGACAATGGATAAGCTTGTTAGGCATTATGATGCAAGCAGAAAAGTTTGTCCTGAGTTTATGAGTTCAGACGATTGGAAACTTTGGAATGGATTTTATGATTTGACGAGTTTTATTTTTAATGTGTTACAAGGTGGAGGAGATATTTTAGATATAGAAATGCAAATCCGTGATAATTGTGAAAAATTTATAGAAACTTATTTAAATAGTTTTTATATTGATGATTCAATTTCATCTGGAGAGAATGATTTTGAAGAATCCTTAAGAACTGTTGTTGAAAATAAAGAAGAATAG
- a CDS encoding MATE family efflux transporter gives MVKIFFKYSISSMIAMLVTSLYTIMDGIFVGRGIGDTGLAAVNMVLPITIMYFGLATMIAVGGGSLVSKSFGENNEIKAQNIFGQTIRLIVLLSLFLSVIALFGCHKIMYLVGARDEILYYSSEYLKYYSLFCSFNLIGIVINSFVRNDGNPKLGMIANIFGAITNIVLDYIFIFKFKWGIQGAALATGIGQIMTIIILMNHFIFKKGALRFKRASFNSDVLKSIVMIGFPSFLAEITFSMIIFFYNIALIFFVGSKALTAFSVINYINSNIYMVLLGMNFGVQPLISYSFGEKNGKDMLKFYGFSKRFGFSLTFIYVLICLIWGNNLIKIFTSDLEIIRIAYFGLNVSNLAFFILGINLTTSIYYQAMEIPRYSNVICIFRSFIFLPISLLILSRLFGLTGIWMSLIFSEGLSLLFINFVVRVKRITEKLIFN, from the coding sequence ATGGTAAAAATATTTTTCAAATATTCAATTTCATCTATGATAGCTATGTTAGTGACATCTCTTTATACGATAATGGATGGTATTTTTGTTGGAAGAGGAATAGGAGATACTGGACTTGCTGCTGTAAATATGGTTTTGCCAATTACTATAATGTATTTTGGATTGGCTACCATGATAGCAGTTGGAGGAGGTTCTCTTGTTTCTAAAAGTTTTGGGGAAAATAATGAGATTAAGGCACAAAATATTTTTGGACAAACTATAAGACTTATTGTGCTGTTAAGTTTATTTTTAAGTGTAATTGCTTTATTTGGGTGTCATAAAATAATGTATTTAGTTGGGGCACGAGATGAAATTTTATATTATTCATCAGAGTATTTGAAATATTATTCTTTGTTTTGTAGTTTTAATCTAATAGGGATTGTTATAAATAGTTTTGTTAGGAATGATGGTAATCCAAAACTTGGAATGATTGCAAATATATTTGGAGCAATAACAAATATAGTGCTCGATTATATTTTTATTTTTAAATTCAAATGGGGAATACAAGGTGCAGCTTTAGCAACTGGAATTGGACAAATCATGACTATAATAATTTTGATGAACCATTTTATTTTTAAGAAGGGAGCATTGAGATTTAAAAGAGCTTCATTTAACTCAGATGTTTTAAAAAGCATAGTAATGATTGGTTTTCCATCTTTCCTTGCTGAAATAACATTTTCTATGATTATATTTTTCTATAATATTGCTCTTATATTTTTTGTTGGTAGCAAGGCATTAACGGCTTTTAGTGTTATAAATTATATAAATTCAAATATTTATATGGTACTTCTTGGTATGAATTTTGGAGTTCAACCTCTTATAAGTTATTCTTTTGGTGAAAAGAATGGAAAGGATATGCTTAAGTTTTATGGATTTTCAAAAAGATTTGGATTTTCGTTGACTTTTATTTATGTCTTAATATGTTTAATATGGGGAAATAACTTAATTAAAATATTCACATCTGATTTAGAAATTATAAGGATTGCGTATTTTGGACTTAATGTGTCAAATTTAGCATTTTTTATTTTAGGGATAAATTTGACTACAAGTATTTATTATCAAGCGATGGAAATCCCGAGATATTCAAATGTAATTTGTATATTTAGATCTTTCATATTTCTCCCTATAAGTCTGTTAATTTTATCAAGATTATTTGGATTAACTGGAATATGGATGAGTTTAATATTTTCTGAAGGGTTATCTCTATTATTTATAAATTTTGTTGTGAGGGTGAAGAGGATTACTGAGAAACTAATTTTTAATTAA
- the dut gene encoding dUTP diphosphatase encodes MYELKVKLLYPNSKLPEFANPGDAGMDVFSVEDKLIKSGESELISIGLVLELPKNTEIQVRPKSGLALNNQITVLNAPGTIDEGYRGEVKIVIINHGKQDFMIKEGMKVAQLVLKPTYNVKICKVDYINNDTDRGSNGFGSSGIN; translated from the coding sequence ATGTATGAATTAAAAGTTAAACTATTATATCCAAACTCTAAATTACCAGAATTCGCAAATCCTGGTGATGCTGGAATGGATGTGTTTTCTGTAGAAGATAAATTGATTAAAAGTGGAGAAAGTGAATTGATATCTATTGGACTAGTATTAGAATTGCCTAAAAACACGGAAATTCAAGTTAGACCTAAGAGTGGGCTTGCACTAAATAATCAGATAACTGTATTAAATGCTCCGGGAACTATAGATGAAGGATATAGAGGAGAGGTTAAAATAGTAATTATAAATCATGGGAAACAAGATTTTATGATTAAAGAAGGAATGAAGGTTGCACAACTAGTATTAAAACCTACATATAATGTTAAAATATGTAAAGTAGATTATATAAATAATGATACTGACAGAGGATCTAATGGATTTGGATCAAGTGGAATAAATTAA
- a CDS encoding ABC transporter ATP-binding protein, which yields MSILEVNSLKKVYSTRFGGNKIEVLKNVNFSVEKGEFVSIMGESGSGKTTLLNIMAAIDKPTSGNVILDGNDISKIKESLIANFRRDNLGFVFQDFNLLDTFTLEDNIYLPLVLAGKSYMEMHDRLLPISERLGIYNLLKKYPYEVSGGQKQRAAVARAMINNPKIILADEPTGALDSRATDELLRLFVEVNKIGQTILMVTHSVRAASVANRVLFIKDGEVFHQIYRGNDTDDQFYQKISDTLTLLITGGTRK from the coding sequence ATGAGTATTTTGGAAGTAAATAGTTTAAAAAAGGTATACAGTACTCGTTTTGGAGGGAATAAAATTGAGGTGTTAAAAAATGTAAATTTCAGTGTGGAGAAGGGTGAGTTTGTTTCTATTATGGGTGAATCTGGATCAGGTAAGACTACTCTTTTGAATATTATGGCAGCAATTGATAAGCCAACAAGTGGAAATGTTATTTTAGATGGTAATGATATCTCTAAAATCAAAGAATCATTAATTGCAAATTTTCGGAGAGATAATCTTGGATTCGTATTTCAGGATTTTAATTTGCTGGATACTTTTACTTTAGAGGATAATATTTATTTACCTCTTGTACTTGCAGGGAAATCTTACATGGAAATGCATGATCGTTTGTTACCAATTTCAGAACGACTTGGAATTTATAATCTTCTTAAAAAGTATCCCTATGAAGTATCTGGAGGTCAAAAGCAAAGAGCTGCTGTTGCACGAGCAATGATAAACAATCCTAAAATAATTCTTGCTGATGAACCGACAGGTGCATTAGATTCCAGAGCTACCGATGAGTTGCTTCGTCTTTTTGTAGAAGTTAACAAGATAGGTCAAACAATTCTAATGGTAACACATTCAGTTAGAGCTGCAAGTGTAGCAAATCGTGTTTTATTTATTAAAGATGGAGAAGTATTTCACCAGATTTATCGTGGTAATGATACAGATGATCAATTTTACCAAAAAATTTCAGATACATTGACTTTACTCATAACAGGAGGAACAAGAAAATGA
- a CDS encoding DJ-1 family glyoxalase III, which yields MKVCIFIAKGFEELESISVVDILRRGNVDVHMVSITDSLEVFGAHDIKIICDKLFFDINFADYEMAIFPGGVGGVEEIRKFKPIYELIEYMYSNNKYLSAICAAPVILGDAGLLENNKFTCYEGFEQFVKNGIYLKEKVVINNKIITSNCAGSIFDFGFKLLSLLRGDKVSEEVRNKMILF from the coding sequence ATGAAGGTTTGTATTTTTATTGCAAAGGGATTTGAGGAACTCGAGTCTATTAGTGTTGTAGATATTTTAAGGAGAGGAAATGTTGATGTGCACATGGTATCTATAACGGATTCTTTAGAAGTATTTGGTGCACATGACATAAAAATTATATGTGATAAGCTGTTTTTTGATATTAATTTTGCAGATTATGAGATGGCAATATTTCCAGGCGGAGTCGGTGGAGTTGAGGAAATAAGGAAATTTAAACCAATATACGAATTGATTGAATATATGTATTCAAATAATAAATATTTATCAGCTATTTGTGCAGCTCCTGTAATTTTAGGTGATGCTGGTTTACTTGAGAATAATAAATTTACTTGTTATGAAGGATTTGAGCAGTTTGTAAAGAATGGTATATATTTGAAAGAGAAGGTTGTAATAAATAATAAGATAATAACATCTAATTGTGCTGGATCTATATTTGATTTTGGATTTAAGTTATTGTCATTGTTGCGAGGCGATAAGGTTAGTGAGGAAGTTAGAAATAAAATGATTTTATTCTAA
- a CDS encoding response regulator transcription factor yields MYRILIVEDDFRIADAIKDKMKMWDLDLHIVEDFRTVLNDFKFYNPHIVLLDISLPFFDGYHWCGEIRKISKVPIIFISSASDNMNIVMAMNMGADDFIAKPFDMNVLVAKVQAMLRRAYDFTSNILMLEHRGAFLNMEDNTLMINNNTITLTKNEYRILLCLMENKGKVVSREKLMERLWKTESFIDENTLTVNVNRLRKKLDSSGLENFITTKVGVGYIVE; encoded by the coding sequence ATGTATAGGATATTAATTGTTGAAGATGATTTTAGGATTGCTGATGCAATTAAAGATAAAATGAAGATGTGGGATTTAGATTTACATATTGTAGAAGATTTTAGGACTGTTCTTAATGATTTTAAATTTTATAATCCACATATTGTTTTGCTTGATATTTCTCTTCCATTTTTTGATGGATATCATTGGTGCGGGGAAATTCGAAAAATTTCAAAGGTTCCGATTATATTTATATCTTCTGCATCTGATAACATGAATATTGTAATGGCAATGAATATGGGAGCAGATGATTTTATTGCTAAACCTTTTGATATGAATGTGTTGGTGGCAAAGGTGCAAGCTATGTTACGTAGAGCTTATGATTTTACATCGAATATTTTAATGTTAGAACATAGGGGTGCATTTTTAAATATGGAGGATAATACGCTTATGATTAATAATAACACGATAACTCTTACAAAAAATGAATATCGAATCCTTTTATGTCTTATGGAGAATAAAGGCAAGGTTGTGAGTAGGGAAAAACTTATGGAAAGGTTATGGAAAACAGAATCTTTTATTGATGAAAATACATTAACAGTTAATGTTAATAGATTACGAAAGAAATTAGATTCTTCAGGACTTGAAAATTTTATTACTACTAAAGTTGGTGTTGGATATATTGTTGAGTGA
- a CDS encoding FtsX-like permease family protein: MILSIVFITAAVLIIYYKQISEGYEDQSRFEIMQKVGMTKKEIRKSINSQLLTVFFLPLIIAFIHLVFAFPIICRLLLTVSINNVVLFAITTVSSFIVFAVFYMIIYKITSNSYYRIVSETTK; encoded by the coding sequence ATTATTTTAAGTATTGTATTTATCACAGCAGCAGTATTAATTATTTATTATAAGCAAATTTCAGAAGGATATGAGGATCAATCACGCTTTGAAATTATGCAAAAAGTTGGTATGACCAAGAAAGAAATTAGAAAGAGTATTAATTCGCAACTTTTAACCGTATTTTTTCTTCCACTAATTATTGCATTTATACATTTGGTATTTGCTTTTCCAATTATTTGTAGATTACTTTTAACAGTTAGTATTAATAATGTGGTACTATTTGCTATAACAACAGTAAGTAGTTTTATTGTATTTGCTGTATTTTATATGATTATATACAAAATTACATCAAATTCGTATTACAGAATAGTAAGTGAAACAACAAAGTAG
- a CDS encoding sensor histidine kinase: MKLFLLYIKQHKKGIFIWILFCLLFIISFILYRLPLKAVIYPALICLIFGVIFICIGFLNKVRKHNQIVTMKKITADMISYMPPIECIEDNDYQEVIESLKDEVLNLSASTTERYKNLMEYYTLWVHQIKIPITSMQLTLQNEDTPIFRKLSSDLSQISQYVEMVLAFMRLESDYSDYVFKKHDVGNIIKNSITRFASEFIDRKIGIEYEPIEKIIVTDEKWFSFVIDQLLSNALKYTRKGSIKIYMKDTILCIEDTGIGIASEDLSRIFEKGYTGYNGRIYKKASGIGLYLCKRICNNLEIDIYVTSELYRGTTVHINLEQNNLKND, from the coding sequence ATGAAATTATTTTTGCTATACATAAAGCAACATAAAAAAGGAATATTTATTTGGATTTTATTTTGTTTATTGTTCATTATTAGTTTTATTTTATATCGTCTTCCACTTAAGGCTGTTATATATCCAGCATTAATATGTTTAATTTTTGGTGTTATATTTATTTGTATAGGGTTTTTAAATAAAGTGCGTAAACATAATCAGATTGTCACAATGAAAAAAATAACAGCTGATATGATTTCTTATATGCCACCTATTGAATGTATTGAAGATAATGATTACCAAGAAGTTATAGAATCTTTGAAAGATGAAGTTTTGAATTTAAGTGCATCTACAACTGAACGTTACAAAAATCTTATGGAGTATTATACTTTATGGGTACATCAAATCAAGATACCTATTACTTCGATGCAACTTACTTTACAAAATGAAGATACTCCAATTTTTAGGAAATTATCCTCAGATTTATCACAAATAAGTCAATATGTTGAAATGGTTTTAGCATTTATGAGACTTGAATCAGATTATAGTGACTATGTTTTTAAGAAACATGATGTTGGTAATATTATAAAGAATTCAATTACGAGATTTGCTTCTGAGTTTATTGATCGGAAGATTGGGATTGAATATGAACCTATAGAAAAGATTATTGTAACAGATGAGAAATGGTTTTCTTTTGTAATTGATCAGCTCTTATCTAATGCTTTGAAGTATACTCGTAAGGGGAGTATTAAAATTTATATGAAAGATACAATACTTTGTATTGAGGATACTGGGATTGGTATAGCATCAGAAGACTTATCTCGTATTTTTGAGAAAGGATATACAGGATATAATGGTAGGATTTATAAAAAGGCTAGTGGGATTGGACTTTACCTTTGTAAGCGAATTTGTAATAATCTTGAGATTGATATCTATGTTACATCTGAACTTTATAGAGGGACAACAGTACATATTAATCTAGAACAGAATAATTTAAAAAATGATTAG